A segment of the Catenulispora sp. EB89 genome:
GCCGCCTCGGTGCTGGACACGCTGCGCCGCGGCTGGGACGTCACCCCCGGCGTGCGCTTCAACCGGCAGCAGGACATGATCCACCGGGTGCTGGGCCGCCCGGGCATCATCCTGGTGGGCGAGGGCAACCCGAACCGGCTCAAGGCGCTGTTCACCGAGGAGCGCCGGCACCTGACCCGGCTGTTCGGCCCGGACGTGCCGCTGGTCGCCGAGGACATCGTGGCCGGCGACGACGAGGGCATGGTGCCGCTGGGCAAGCTGAACAAGACGGTGATGCGGCTCAAGCCCGCCACCGGGAAGGCCTACCTGCGTCCGGCGCAGGTGCAGGAGTACCAGAACCGGCTCAAGGCCGTCGGGCCGAACATGCCGATCCCGAAGGGCCCGATGCCCCGCAACGGCAAGATGCCGCGGGGCCAGGTGCGCTAATCGTCGCAAAGCCTACGTCCGCCGGACGTAACCCCGGCGAAACGCCACGGAACGTACGACGGCCCGTGACCGGTGATCGGTCGCGGGCCGTCGGCGTTTCGGGGATGTCGCTGGTCAGCGGCGGGACGGCCACGACATGGTCGACGGCGCGGCATTGGTCTGGGTGACGCGGTCGCTCAGCCGGCGGGCGAACCGCTCAGCGGGTGCTGACGATCATCGTGCGCGCGATCCGGTCGTGCAGGCCGCGGCCGTCGGCGTCCCAGACCACCGCGGGGATGACCAGGAACAACAGCACGGTGCGCATGCCGATCGAGTACAGCGAGGCCCGGCCGCCCTGGTCGGAGCCGACCCGCAGGCCCAGCACCGCCATCCCGAGCGTGGAGCCGCTGATCCCCAGCCCCACCAGGTAGATCACGGCCAGCAGGCTCAGCGCCGCGAACTGGCCGTTGCGCAGCAGCCGGTCGCCGACCAGCAGGTACGCCATGCCGTAGGCGATGGCCCAGTCGATCATCAGCGCGGCCAGCCGGCGGCCGAGCGAGGCCATCGAGCCCGGACCGGTGCGCGGGAGGCCAAAGCGCTGGCCGGAATAGTCGGACGAGGTCATGGCGTCCACGGTACTCCGCGCCGTTTAGAGGTCCGCCACCAACGTCGGACAAGCCGTTCCACAAGCGCCGCGGGGCCCACAGGGTAGGTTGGAGAAGACCCGGGCTCTGTGTAACACGCCGGAAACAAAAGGGACACGGCCGGGAAACCCCCCGGTCCTACGGTCGCATGAGTGCCTGATGGGTCCCGGCCCCGGTGGCGAGAGGCTTCCGGCCGGTGAGAATACTCAAAGGAGTAGTGGATGTTCTCGAACGCCGACGAGGTACTCAAGTACCTCAGGGACAACGACGTGAAGAGCGTCGACGTGCGGTTCTGTGACCTGCCCGGGGTGATGCAGCACTTCACGGTGCCGGTCGAGTCGTTCGACGCCGACGTCTTCTCGCACGGCCTGGCCTTCGACGGCTCCTCGATCCGCGGCTTCCAGGCCATCCACGAGTCGGACATGCAGCTGCTGCCCGACCCCAGCACCGCGCGCCTGGACCCGTTCCGCGCCGAGAAGACGCTGAACCTGAACTTCTTCATCCACGACCCGCTGACCGGTGAGGCCTACTCCCGCGACCCGCGCAACGTGGCCAAGAAGGCCGAGGCGTTCCTCAAGGGCACCGGCATCGCCGACACGGCGTACTTCGGCCCCGAGGCCGAGTTCTACGTCTTCGACGACGTGCGCTTCGCCTCCGGCCCGGACGAGAGCTACTACCACATCGACGCCGAGGCCGCGTTCTGGAACACCGGGCGCGCCGAGGAGGGCGGCAACCGCGGCTACAAGCCGCGCGTCAAGGGCGGCTACTTCCCGGTCGCCCCGAACGACCACTACACGGACCTGCGCGCCACCATGAGCCGCACCCTGATCGACTCCGGCCTGATCGTCGAGCGCCAGCACCACGAGGTCGGCTCGGCCGGCCAGGCGGAGATCAACTACCGCTTCAACACCCTGCTGGCCGCCGCCGACGACCTGATGCTGTTCAAGTACATCATCAAGAACGTCGCCTGGAACGCCGGCAAGACCGCCACCTTCATGCCGAAGCCGGTCTTCGGCGACAACGGCTCGGGCATGCACTGCCACCAGAGCCTGTGGAAGGACGGCGTCCCGCTGTTCTACGACGAGGTCGGCTACGCGGGCCTGTCGGACACCGCCCGCCACTACATCGGCGGCCTCCTGAAGCACGCCCCGTCCCTGCTGGCCTTCACCAACCCGACGGTGAACAGCTACCGCCGCCTGGTCCCCGGCTACGAGGCCCCGGTGAACCTGGTCTACTCCCAGCGCAACCGCTCGGCGTGCATCCGCATCCCGATCACCGGCTCGAACCCGAAGGCCAAGCGCATCGAGTTCCGCTGCCCGGACCCCTCGTCGAACCCGTACCTGGCCTTCTCCGCGATGATGATGGCCGGCCTGGACGGCGTGAAGAACAAGATCGAGCCGATGGCCCCGGTCGACAAGGACCTGTACGAGCTCCCCCCGGACGAGCACGCCTCGATCCCGCAGGTGCCCGGCAGCCTGCCGGCGGTACTGGACTCGCTGGAGGCCGACCACGGCTACCTGCTCGAGGGCGGCGTGTTCACGCAGGACCTGATCGACACGTGGATCTCGTACAAGCGCGAGCGCGAGGTGGACCCGGTTCGGCTGCGTCCGACGCCGCACGAGTTCGAGCTGTACTTCGACATCTAAATACGCTCAGGGCAGCTGCCTGCGCCTCAAGCACAGAAACCGCAGCTGACCAGCACTAAGACTGTTGGACGCCTTGTATTGATCATGGGTGTTTTCGAGCCTCATTTGGGCCCGAAATGGGCCGGATGATCTTGGTTAGACAGTCTGAGAACGTCGATCGCGGTGGGTCCGCGAGCCTCTACGGCTCGCGGACCCACTGTCGTTTGGTGGGCGCAGACCCCGTTGCAGTCCAGCCCTGCCACTGCGGCCGGCTGAATGCGCCAATCGGGTGATGCGGCACATCGCGCGGACAGTTCCGGGATCTAAAGCCGGACTTCAGAGGTAGCCCGCGACGGACGCGGACTCGCCGCACCCAGGAGGACGCCTCCTTATGAACAACCCGCTGAAGCTTGTCGCCACGTCCCCTGCCCCCCACCACCGACCCGCAGCGTCGCCCCCTCGTTAACACATTGACAGAGCCTGCGCCACTCAGAACGGCGTCTTCAGCGAAAGTCTGCCGCCAAGGCTGATTCGCGAATGAGAGGCCTGCTCCCCAAGGCCGAGACCGACCTATGGTCGTCTCAGCTGATCAGGTTCGGACTCTGACCCACCAAGACCAGGGCACAGAGAGGACACCAGGTTGGCCCGCCCTCGCACCGTTACTCCACCGCGCAAAGAGACCTGGCACAACATCCCAGAGCGGCTGTGGAGCCACAAAGAAACCGCTGCGTTCCTCCAGCTCTCTGAGCAGACCCTCTACTACATGAACCACGTCGGCGAAGGACCGCGGTCGTACCGAGTCGGACGCTACCGCCGCTACAACCCGCACGACGTCATGACCTGGCTCGAATCAAAGGCCTCGTAGTCCCTGCAGAAAGGTGGTTCTCGTGCCCGAACCGTACGACCGCTGGCACAAGACACACCCCAAGCCGGGAGAGAAGCCGTGCTCGGCGCACGACAAGGTACCCAGCGCGAAGCATGGCAGGGGCAAACGCTGGGCCGCCCGCTGGGTGGATCCCGACGGCGAGCCGCAGGAGAGCCTGTTCGACAGGCGACCCGACGCAGTCCAGCACCTTAACAAGGTCGCCGCAGCGCTGGACGCGGGCACCTACATCGCCCCTCGCAACGGATTGGTGCTGCTCGAAAGCGTCGCCCAGCGATGGCTCGACAGCAGGAACTTCAAGTCGCCGCGGACGTACGCCCAGTACGAGTCGCGAATCAACAACCACATCATCGACGTTCTCGGCAAGCTACGGCTCTGCGACATCAAACCGTCCACGATCGTCGCGTGGATCAACGGCCGCCGAGAGTACGGCCTCGACGAAACCACCATCGGTCTCGTCCTCGCACATCTCGCGGCGATCATGGAGTCGGCCCTGGACGACGAGCTGATTGCGAAGAACCCCTGCCGGGCGAAGTCAGTTCGCGACGTCAAGCCGAAACGCTCCAAGCGACCGGCCCGCAAAGCACCTCTTAGCGGGCGGCAGTTGGAGGCGCTGCGCGAGAACCTACCCGACCGCTACAAGACGCTCGTGGATGTCACCCGAGGCCTTGGCATGCGCCAAGGCGAGGTCTTCGCGTTCAGTCCGGACGACATCGACTGGGCCAAGAAAGTCGTCCACGTACGACGACAGTTCGCCTGGGACCGCGGAACGATGGTCTTCGCACCACCCAAGTGCAGCGACCTCGATGAGGAACGCGACCGCTTCGTCCCTGCAGCAGACGAAGTCTTGTTCGCCATCATGGCTCACGCCGACGCATTCCCTCCGGTCGAGGTCACCCTTCCCTGGAAGACACGCGATGGAGAGCTGCGCACCACCGTCGTCTTCTTCACATCGCGCGAGGGCAAGCCGTTGAACAAGAACTACATCAACTGGGTCTGGAAGGGCGGCCTGGAGCAAGCAGGAATCATCAAGGCGCTCAACGACAAGCCCATCGGCCGAGGACGCAAGTGGGAGCCGTGCCGCGACAAGATGATGCACGCCGGCCGCCACGACTACGCGACGCAGCGGCTCGGTGAAGGCATGGACATCTTCACGCTCTCAGTCAGGCTTGGCCACGCTGACCCGGCCTACACACTCCGCAAGTACACGCACGAGCCCGAGACGGATTATGAGGTAGAACGGCAGCGAATCGACGAGACGCTGCGTGCCACGAGGTCACGAGCTTCCGATTTCGACACGCCCTCGGCATGGGACCCGGGGTGGCTCCATTGACACGAAAGGGCACTACCGACCGCGGATTGAGCCCGTGTGACGCCCCGTCCGGTCACGATCTACATAGAGCATTTAGAGCTCCACATCGCCAGGTCCCCGACGCTGCTTGACCCGTCGGGGACGTGGTCGCGGGCCCGGAGCGGATCATGCGTAGGTTGATACCCCTGGGGGGATACCGTTTAGATGGACGCGCAATCGACCAGCATCGAAGCGCGCAGCTTTCAATCAGCGGCACGGTCTTCCTCTGATTTTGGGAGTGCCCACCGGCGGACTCTTAATCCGCGGGTTCGGGGTTCAAGTCCCTGGCGGCGCACCCATAGCAGGCTACAGAACATCTAGTGTGAGCTGGGGTTTTGTGTTTTAGATCTTGAAATGGTTCAACCTCTTGATGACCCGTCAGGACCGGTAGTCCGGGATTGATCCAGGGTCAGTTCAAGATCAGGACAGCCTCCGGGCATCAAACCCCTGCCCTGTCGGCCACTCCTGCGGATTTTCGATCCGCAGGATCGGTCCTCATCCGCCTCACATGCGGCCACCAGCGGATTCCAATCCGCTGGTACCGGCGATTGAGACGCGCGTCTGGTACCAAACACCACCTTCCCCGCCAACCTACGGCGCCTTCCTCGTCGGCTCCAACCCACGGGTGAGCGCCCGACCGATCGCGTCGGCGGCCTGGTGCTTGAGGCTGGTGAACACCGAGGTGTAAATGTCGGCGGTGACCCTGGTCGAGGAGTGCCCTAGCACCTCGGACATCACTTTCAGATCGACACCGCTGTGCAAGGCGACCGAGGCGGCGCCTTGCCGGAGGTCGTGAAGCCGGATCGGAGGTATCTGCGTCTCCCGGACCAGTTGCTAGAACTGGCGGCTGACCACATCCGGGTGGATGCCAACTCCGTCGGGCCGGGTGAACACCAGAAATTTGCACCGATATTCACCTGCGACGTCGTGACCTGCGGATTTCTGGCACCGCGGGCACGCGAACGCTGGATTCCGCGACTTCGCCAAGTGCCCGCACGCTGTCGCCACCGACCCGTAGGCTCGCCAGGACCGAGGCCGACCCCTGCGGGAGCTGGGTCGACATCGCATCTCGGATTAGCGGAGGACAGCGTGACTGACACAGCAGAGCCCGTGACATATCAGACGGTGCTGACCAGCGTCCGCCCGCCGCGGGCCGTCACGTTGATCTGCTCCGAGGGCGACTGGCACGCCGATGCGCTGCGGATGCTCGAATGCTACGCGCGCACCTGGGGCGGGGACGGCAATGGCCTGGTCGCCTGGGCATCGGACGGGCAGATCCTCGAGGCGTTCTGGCCTTTGCTGGCTGCCTTGGATGCCGATCAGTGGGTGGGTTTCGCGCGCACCCCGCTGGGCCTGCGGATGTCGGACCCTGCGGCATACGAGCAGTATATCGCCGCACAAGCCAAGGGCTGGGCTGAGCGGAACAACGTTACCGAAGCGGAGGCGAGGCAGGCGCTTGAGACGCCTGAGTTCCTCTCGCCTGACGGCGGATACTTCGCGACCGCGGATGACGAGCGTATCCGCAACGTACTGGCGCCGGCGGTCAACGAGCACGTCATCATCCACGGGCAGTACGCGGCTGACAGCGCCCCGCCGCAGGGCCTGGTGGACATGTGCGATCTGGACTACGCACCCGAGCGCGTCGCCGAGGTCGACATGTCCTCGCTGGCGCCATTGGTGCAGTTGTTGGTCGGTGCCCGCACAGGCCTGATCGCTCCCAGCTTCCGGACCCACCTGCAAAGCAGGGAGGAAACGGAGTTTCGGAGCGTGGTCGCGGCGCCGGCCGACTTGGCCGCACTGCTGGAGTACGCCTGGACCGAACACATCGACACCGTCCCGAAGCGCTTCGCCGCGCGCATCATCGGCGAGACAGAACAGCTGGGGATAGCCGAGCATCTTGAACGGGACTTCACGGCGTACACGCCGGCCGCTCACTCCCGTCTGGGATGTGACAGGTTCGGCCGCTTGGACAAGGACTCCTTCACCCCGGCCCCGCTCGTCGTGGTCTGCGGCGACTCCGCGGAAGACTTCTGCTACGCGTACACCCGGCAGCGCGTCACCAACATCAACACGTTCTGGCTGCCGCTGCACTCGGACTCACTCAACGACGAATCCGCACAGGTGATGTGCACCGTCTTGACCCGCGTACTGTCCCGGTTGCGGCGCTCGCACTACGGCGAGCACGAGGTCCTGCTGACCTCGCTGACCTTGACGGCCGACCAGCTCGAGGCGGTTCGCACCAGCCTGCTGGCCACCCGGTGGCTCGACACCGGCTACGGCATCCCCGTCCCCGGGCCCGTCAGCATGCGGATCTGCGCCCCCGAGGACGTCCCGGTGAAGCGGACAGTTGCTCTGCTGGATGCTGAGCACTTCGCGACAGAGTCGACCGAACCGTTCGTCGGTGCCGATATGCAGCGCACTCTGGA
Coding sequences within it:
- a CDS encoding DUF4191 domain-containing protein, whose translation is MARDTTTKTPAGGDAPKKKGRLKQIREVYGMTRKEDPKLPLVLAAWAVAALVVFVVLGFLLGSPVFYGIFGIPVAVLAAMIVFGRRAQRAAYSSIRDQAGAAASVLDTLRRGWDVTPGVRFNRQQDMIHRVLGRPGIILVGEGNPNRLKALFTEERRHLTRLFGPDVPLVAEDIVAGDDEGMVPLGKLNKTVMRLKPATGKAYLRPAQVQEYQNRLKAVGPNMPIPKGPMPRNGKMPRGQVR
- a CDS encoding RDD family protein, which codes for MTSSDYSGQRFGLPRTGPGSMASLGRRLAALMIDWAIAYGMAYLLVGDRLLRNGQFAALSLLAVIYLVGLGISGSTLGMAVLGLRVGSDQGGRASLYSIGMRTVLLFLVIPAVVWDADGRGLHDRIARTMIVSTR
- the glnA gene encoding type I glutamate--ammonia ligase, translated to MFSNADEVLKYLRDNDVKSVDVRFCDLPGVMQHFTVPVESFDADVFSHGLAFDGSSIRGFQAIHESDMQLLPDPSTARLDPFRAEKTLNLNFFIHDPLTGEAYSRDPRNVAKKAEAFLKGTGIADTAYFGPEAEFYVFDDVRFASGPDESYYHIDAEAAFWNTGRAEEGGNRGYKPRVKGGYFPVAPNDHYTDLRATMSRTLIDSGLIVERQHHEVGSAGQAEINYRFNTLLAAADDLMLFKYIIKNVAWNAGKTATFMPKPVFGDNGSGMHCHQSLWKDGVPLFYDEVGYAGLSDTARHYIGGLLKHAPSLLAFTNPTVNSYRRLVPGYEAPVNLVYSQRNRSACIRIPITGSNPKAKRIEFRCPDPSSNPYLAFSAMMMAGLDGVKNKIEPMAPVDKDLYELPPDEHASIPQVPGSLPAVLDSLEADHGYLLEGGVFTQDLIDTWISYKREREVDPVRLRPTPHEFELYFDI
- a CDS encoding helix-turn-helix transcriptional regulator, which encodes MARPRTVTPPRKETWHNIPERLWSHKETAAFLQLSEQTLYYMNHVGEGPRSYRVGRYRRYNPHDVMTWLESKAS
- a CDS encoding tyrosine-type recombinase/integrase; the encoded protein is MPEPYDRWHKTHPKPGEKPCSAHDKVPSAKHGRGKRWAARWVDPDGEPQESLFDRRPDAVQHLNKVAAALDAGTYIAPRNGLVLLESVAQRWLDSRNFKSPRTYAQYESRINNHIIDVLGKLRLCDIKPSTIVAWINGRREYGLDETTIGLVLAHLAAIMESALDDELIAKNPCRAKSVRDVKPKRSKRPARKAPLSGRQLEALRENLPDRYKTLVDVTRGLGMRQGEVFAFSPDDIDWAKKVVHVRRQFAWDRGTMVFAPPKCSDLDEERDRFVPAADEVLFAIMAHADAFPPVEVTLPWKTRDGELRTTVVFFTSREGKPLNKNYINWVWKGGLEQAGIIKALNDKPIGRGRKWEPCRDKMMHAGRHDYATQRLGEGMDIFTLSVRLGHADPAYTLRKYTHEPETDYEVERQRIDETLRATRSRASDFDTPSAWDPGWLH
- a CDS encoding tyrosine-type recombinase/integrase; the protein is MVRETQIPPIRLHDLRQGAASVALHSGVDLKVMSEVLGHSSTRVTADIYTSVFTSLKHQAADAIGRALTRGLEPTRKAP